Within Triticum dicoccoides isolate Atlit2015 ecotype Zavitan chromosome 1B, WEW_v2.0, whole genome shotgun sequence, the genomic segment ttgaaaagtcGAACCTCACCAACTTAGACctattttttaaagaaaaacatttacatctagattgCCAAACATATATATCATTATACTCATCATAAGATGTAGTTTCATACTATCTCCGTCCAGAAATAattgtcgctcaaacggatgtatccagatgtattttagtgctagatacattcgTTTGAGCGATAGTTAGTTTTGGACGGGTGGAGTATTTTATAtgtttggtattctagatgtaaatgtttatctataaatttggtcaaagtttgacttttcaaaaaaatctatgcactacatattggaacggagggagtattaaaaatGTGCATGTGTATTAAAAACATTCAATATGTATTAATGTATTTATTATGTATTAAAAAATATTAGCTACTTATTAAAAGATGTTCTTTGTGTATTAAAGAATCTATTGGTTGAAGAGTATTTGACGTATATCAAGACTGTTTTACAATTTATTGAAAATGACAAGACTTTTCTTTAAAAAATGTTTATTGTGTGTAAAAAATATTTATATTTCACTAGCAATAATCCacttgttttttttaaaaaaaccatgTATTAAAAACAAATAAACTTTATTGGAATTATTCAtccgtatttaataatattcatcaCGAATTAACACAAAACGACCGCCTAGTGCCTAGTGCCTTTCGATCTGGACCTTCAGTGCACACCATTAACAAGGTTCTATGTATGGATACTATTTCAGGAACAAAATCAGAAAAAAAAAGGCATAGAAGATCTTGGAAACCAAACACAATTGGTTTGaatgatattttattttattttgaggaACTTCCATATTATAAATTTAAAAGATTAAAAACAATAAAGTTGCTATTTAGATAGAGTATTCTATTTTACTCTAATCACATAGTGTATTTATTTTGAACTTCTAATCTCTATGGATGTAGCATTTCTCAACCTTGGGTACAAACCATTAACAACCTTCTAGCTATGAATGTTATTTCAGGAACAAAATCAGCATGAAAGAAAATGTAAATGATTATAGAAACAAAACACAACTGGTTTTCTTTTTGAGAAACATCCTATAAATTAAAAGATAAATAGAAAAACAATTGTTAATTGTAAAAAATCTCTATTTATTCGCAGCATATCTGAGCTTAAAATTTGTACAATGTAGTACCTTGAGGATTTGCTACATCTCTTTTGGGGTGATGTTGTTGACTTGATGGCTAAATCTGTTGCATTGTAGGATGAGAATCCAAAAGCACACATGGAGGAAATGTGAACCACAACTGGAGTGAATAAATGAGGTTGGGATGGAACTTTTGTCGGCGCAAGGTGcttttcttcttcatcatcaaggATACTAAGTATCAAGTCAGAAATATAAGACCATGGACTTTGTTATATGCCGCCAAGGAAGTGCCCGAGATCAGATGGCTATCTTCACTATAGAAAGAAAACAATAACTGGTAGTCTTGTTTGTGTTGGACACGATGATTATTACATGTTGGTACACTCATTTTCCAAGCTTGCAGAGGTTGATATTAGGGTTATTCATGCCAGTGTGATAAAACTTGAGAGGAGACTTGCCTGGATAGAAGAAAAAATAGGCAGAAGCTTGGATGCCTTGTGGAATCTGCCAAGCTAAGCAAATGATGCTCAAAGACATGTTTCATGTTGTCGTTATGGATGGATTGCCAATTTTCCAAGTCGGTAAACTGGTGATGGGTTATCGTTCTATTGTCGAGAAAAGAGATTATGTTTGTAGTTCGGGTCTCATGATCCTAAACCAGAAGGGTCCAAATAGCGGACCTCTTGCAAGATCTTGCTGAAAAAGTGACCAGGAACACCAAACTATATCTGTATTTGTACCAATGATTCCCATGGAGATGCCCGTAGACCCCTAGTTCTCTTTGGTGGCAAGCTTTGCCAAAAAGTTATGCATAGTCATCGCTTGCCAGATTTACCGCTCCAGTGTAAGAAATATCCATGGCCAAGGCCACTATGAAGTTCATTTTAGTTTACCAGTTTTCACTCTTTCTTACTAATGGAAAACCCACGTCACGGTTTGTACCTAGGAATATGTTGTTCGTAGTCCTTGTGTTGCCAAGAAATGGTTGGTGCTGATGGTCACTGCTATATATCGTCAATTGTTATTTTTATTGCTTGTTTTTTTCTCCTCTGCATAGGCATGTCTTtcgtcttatatgactttgcttttTGGCAGTGTGGTCGCACTAATAGAAAACGGGCCATTAGTCTCGATtacagagggcctttagtcccggactAAAGCCcaaacctttagtcccagtttgcttacgaaccgggactaaaggggctccacgtggccgctgtcttgagctccacctttagtcccagttggtgacaccaaccgggactaaagaatttttttttgaaattttgttttgctgaatttttctgattattttcgtttttttcttattttcaaatttctgaattatttgacaatttaatctctaatcactccTCACCCCTGCTTAATTATGAATCACTCAtttcaaatcgtctaacttcccagcCGGTCACCCACCCTCTCACTATTCaaggctgagcatgcttaactttcatgttctattccccctactttccaagtctacacttgttgttttcctgacaatactaagctGTCAAccctattaacccttaggagttgaacttgagcattaaggaacgtttgagtttgaaactattatataaaaaataattattatttagtaacactaatatttcttgaataagtagtttgaccatagtttgaccaaaagtcaaaaaaactaaaaatacttatttattaacactaatatttcttgaataagtagtttgaccatagtttgaccagatttaacaaaaagtcaaaaaactgaaatttgagcatatctttttcctttcagaatttgaggattctaaaaatttgcaaacaggcctatggccgtcaaaatcggatgcggatttttgtgctgatttttttgatatattctgCGTTtcttttcgacatcgtatgcaaaagatatggccaTTTTACTTTCTCATaacacttttttttgcaaaacatgtccaaatttaagtttttaaattttcctaactagtagatgtagtaacataacttaaTTTTTTAagctttttatcattttcttttgttttacaAAACTCAAAAGGCGATAcacgggggggtagagtttgaacctttagtcccagtttgagacacgaaccgggactaaagggcatcacaccctttagtccctATTCGTGTCTCAAACCAAGACTAAAGGTAGTCTTGATTTGAGacatgaaccggaactaaagggcatcgcactctttagtcccagtttgtgtctcaaaccgggacgtctcaaaccgggactaaatgtcccatttaaaccgggactaatgcttttCCGATGCCTTAGCCACTTGaatcgggactaatgctcacattagtcccggttcgtgatgcaaccgggactaatgtgtatacTGAGTTTGGACGAAAGCCCTGCTTTCTACTAGTGTTGGTTAGTGTGTGTgtttgttggttgtgtgcatcttaaTTATGCAGAGGTCGGGTGTGTATAAATTATGATTGTATCCCTCCATGCTACATTACGAGTCAATAAAAAACACCCTTTATCAAAAAAAATCCCTAGGAATATGTTGTTGTACCAGATTGTTTTCGCCTCATGTCCATGGAGCCTTGGTTGTTTTGTACTACTGGATTTAGCTAAGGGCATACCTCAAGTTGTATTGGTTCTCTTGTACCTCAACTGCATCTTTAGTACTGCAAGTTGTTCCTTCAGACATTCAAATCAATTTTTTCCACTCCACCTTTTCTGTTTGTCGAGCTTCAGTCCCCTCTAATCATTTCTCTCATTCCGACTTCTGTTTTTTGGTTGGAAAATGCGTTCATCTGTATTGTGGCTTTTGCATTTATTTTGACTTTGACAGCGGGAGCTCTGCTTCTGGGAAGGGATCATTTGCTAAAGATCAAGGAAATTGGAAATGAAAACGATTCAAACAGGACCCAGCTAAAACAGCCAAATTTGAGGTGCATTGCATTCACCTAGCAATCCTCTCCGAATATTTCGTTAAACTCCCTATGATATCTGCAAGGTTTGAATGCATGTCAACTACAATCGTAGCTAAGGTTTGTGTACATGATATCCCCTCACGGACTCCCTACAgccgccgcctcttcctcctcctaaaAAAAGTAGCTAGGGTTTCTGCCTCTCGCCGGCTCCGATGCAGGTccggctcctctccggtggccctagggccatggaggcgcggtggattctgccaagggccggcgggagggtttcgtttttagtcgtttctttcaattttgttagggtttgtgttctgCTCAGGAAGACGAAATGACGGCGGctttctgaagatggaataaaggtctccccgcctagcccccttcCAGTGGTGCGTCTAGTattgttggtgggcgtgtggagatgtgtctccggcggatctatctttggtggatttgctcggatctcgttggtgttcgtctacgttcatgtgtcttcggattggatccttccgatctatattattcttcatctgcggcgattgctgttctggtgcgctggtcctatggggccttagcacgacgacttcccgactgtctactacgacaagttgtgcccgactctgacgatggaggggcgatgacggcggcgcgccttcggctcgcttcagtgcttgtagtcgtcgctagttggtctacggatctggatgtaatttttattatttttagtatTCGTTgaactgtcatgattgaagatgaatagatcggaagatttcccgcaaaaaaaaaaaaactacaatCATAGCTCAAATGCCTCTGTTCCTGGCAGTGCTTGTTGCACCCTCCAAAAATTCAAATTCCTCGCAGCAGGACGTCCGGGTGCTTTGATATGGCACCAACGGTAGAGGTTTGAAATTTTGATATGGTGTCAAAATTAGTAATGAAAATGAGAAAGCTAGCAAAGTCTGGACAACGGCAAGATTCCTGCATGAATTAACCACGGGAAATTCAAACTAAAAACTTCTATGTAAAGAATCTGATGTGACATGCAGATGCAAGCACACCTTGAACATTAATTTAAGCAGCAACAATACTATTTCTTCAGACTCACGGGCACAACTCTTACAAGATACTAACATCATCTCACACAAGTGAGGAACAACTCCCGTACTCAAAGATGACGAATGGTGAATGGTTCTTGCCGATGCACGTAACTTAGAATGCATATATCCATACAAATGTACATAAACTAGAGAAATGAATCAGTAGAAAAACTTTGCACCTTCACAAATTACCAAGTTAGTAGTAGAACAAAGAAAAATTAGCTAGTGTAGTATAAACATATATAGAGAAAAAAACTCAGGTGTCTCAATACTCAATATAGGCTTGCAGGACGGCGCTCCGCAAAATCCCGCAAAACAGCCAGCTAGCACACAGCTAGTACAAATTGATGTGACGTAGTTTAATTTTTCTATAACTGACTTTTTTAGCTTTGCCGGATTCGGGCGCCGCCTTGCACCCCTAACTCAATAGCAGCAACGGCAAACTTTAAGATGATGGTTCCATCTAGCTTGTTCCTTGACTCTAGAAAACATGGGTGCGCTGCCTCTAATTTATCTCTTCTTCTTTTTGCGAAAAGTAGCTTCTAATTTATCTCAAGAAGCTAGTCTGAATCTAATGCATTGTGACTTTCTGAGCACTAGGGGGTCAAGCTGTTGTTGGCCTCTTGCCATATGGATGACAAGTACACCGAGGGAAAAACTTGGAATGATCTGTCAGAAATTAACAAGGCTCACCAACTTCAGTTTTACTCAAACGGCAGCAACAGTATATAGGTTAAGAAAACTTGCGTAGATTTAATTGGCAGTGCAGAATTTCAAACTCCAAAGATTGTAGATTTAAAATCAAAGGTTGCTATCTGCAGACTTGGAAACAATCACAGTAGATAAATGGCCGCAAATTAAATTAGATAAATTATATGGCATCAAGACTCTCCAGAAACTTGCTGACATAAACAAATGGCATCAAAAGTCTGAACTCTGAAGCGACACGCAAGCACACACGAACATTGATTCAAACAGCAACATTACTATTTCTTCAAGGCCGCAAGCAGCACAATTCTTACAGAGATTGTAACATCATACTGCCAACTACCTACACGATGCCATCAACTCATGAAACGACGACGAAGCCTAGGATGAGGTGAACTTGGTGACAGCCTTGGTGCCCTCTGAGACGGCGTGCTTGGCGAGCTCGCCGGGGAGGACGAGGCGGACGGAGGTCTGGATCTCCCGGGACGTGATGGTGGGCTTCTTGTTGTAGCGGGCGAGCTTGGCGGACTCCCCGGCGAGCTTCTCGAAGATGTcgttgatgaaggagttcatgatgGACATGGCCTTGGAGGAGATGCCGATGTCGGGGTGCACCTGCTTGAGCACCTTGAAGATGTAGATCTTGTACGTCTCCACGCCCTTCTTGGCCTTGCTGCCCTTCTTCCTGCCCCTCGTCTtcccctcgccgccggcctccttgGACGCCGGCGCCCGCTTCTCcgccttgggcttcttcccggccggggtcttctccgccgccgccaccggcttCTTCTCCGCCGCCTTGGGTGCCATGGGTGCCGCTGGTTCGAGCGTGTGGGGAGGTTAAGTTTGGGTGGGATGTGTGGCGGGCTGCAGATGCTGAGATGTGTAGAGACGGATGGGGGCGGCGAGGTTATGTAGGAagcgggaggaaggaggaaggaggtgtGCCTCGGATCGATGGCGTGGAGTGGATCCAGCCGTTCGGTGATGCTTGGCGTGGACGGACCCGATGCGTTCCGGCGTGGATCGATGACGTAGCGAGAACGTACACGGGCGCAGAGGTAGACGACTTCCCTCCGGAGCGGCGCGGATCGATGGCCGGTTTGGCACACGCCACAGGTCTCTCACTAATGATTTTTTTTTAGTTTTAAGGAGGTCTCTCTCTATTGGTTTCCTTTAGGCCAATACTAGGCGCCGCTCGGCCGGTCTGCTCCCAACCGTTCGATCTGGTGATTTGCAGCCAATCGGGGAATCATCTCCTTCCTCTCGCTTTGGTCAACGCGAACATAAATTCCTTCCTTCTCGTTCCCAGCGAGCATCTCTGTCCTCGCCCCCCTCCACCCCACGTGTGTGCGCTCCCGCGAGGGGCGGCAACACCCCGTTCCCTTGCGCCGCTGCTCGTTGCAGCACCACCGTCGTACCCACTGGCACCCTTCTGCTGAAGTTCGTCGTCGCCGCACGTCACGTTTGTAGCTCGCGAACCAGGCCATTGCAGCTCCTGCGCGTGGCGGGTTCCAACGCTTTCACCATGGTTGGAGCACCACCGCGTCACGGCGCTCGTGCCTAGTAAAATAATTTCGAAAGCAACAAATCCTCCATTTGTCAGTTGAAGCAAAAAAAATCCCGGTTCCAGCAAAATTGAAcaccggttccagcaaaacaaCACATTAGCAAGAACTCAGGGGGATCGATTCTAGCAAAAATTTACCCGGTTCCAGCAAAGTTGAACATCGGTAGCAGCAAAAACAACTAACCAGCGAGAACTCCCGTCAATCGATTGTAGCAAAAAATTACCCGGTTCCAGCAAAATTGAACACAGGTTCCAACAAAACAACACATCAGAAAGAACTCTGGGGGGATCGATTGTAGCAAAAAAAAAATACCCGGTTCCAAGTTGTTGCTTGCTATGGCAGTAAATTGggatgccggttccagcaaaacagAGTTGGTTCCAACAAAAAAGGAAAATATGGTCGTCCCCATCCTTACCGGTCGTTGCGCGTCGCAGCAAATTGGGACGACGGTTGTTGTCGTCGTGGTCGGTTGCATCATCGATGGCCACCGTCTCCAGCACCCGTGGATGTCCTTTCCAGCACCTGCTCCCCCCACGCCGTCTGCCGCAGCTGCCCCAAAGCCATGACCACGCAATGGTTGCAGCACGACCCCCGTCATGCACAACCGTGAGGATGGAGGACCTGGAGGCCATGACCTCCTCCCCTTGGCGAGCGTGCTGGTGGGTGCCTCTAGAAGTAGGCGCCTATTTGCGAGGGAGGTTGGTGCGGCGATGGACGAGATCATCGACGGCGAGAAGGTGATTTTGGATGCCATGGGGAAGAAGATGCGGGGGTACGAATGGCCAGGAGCGCTCTGTGCGAGCGGATAAGAAAACTAAAGCGGTGTTGCGTGTGGGTCCTTGCGAGAGTGGGACGTGACCGGCGGAACGTTTCATCCGGCCCTCCGGCTGGAAACATTTACCTTTTTATGGATGTCTCTCCATTGATTCATCAACAACGGGATACAGAAGATGGGGTAATATTTGTTTTTCTTTAGTGTTATAAGTAGGAGAGTTATTATTTCACAAAAAAAGTAGGAGAGTTATCAAATCCATTGATTAGAACCCCACAAAAAAACATCGATCGGAAATGGATATTACAAGAACAACCCAAATAAGCAATGCACCGCATAAGCATGtgctgaaaaagaaaagaaaaagggccgCTCGGTTATTGAGGAAAACCGCGTGAAATCTAAACGGTTAGGGCCTAGTTAGGGCCTagttagggccagttcttttgaggTATGTTGTGGAAATAAGCTCATGTGGAAATAAGCTCCAGATAATAAGCTAGCCAGTTTTTTTCACTGCCTGTTTTTCTGCTTCTGTGTGGTATGGTCAGTGGAAAGTCTGTAATGCCCTTGGACTATATTTTTGTTCAGATTAAATGGTATTGCGCtattttttatcattttgtttCCCAAATGAACATAAATTTGACTTTCAAACACCAGAACATGTTATAATCAAACTGATGGGTTGTTATAGTGGTTAGTTTTCTGACATATTCTCCATAGTCACTTGCCATCTTGTGCGTGCTTTTTTCTTATACGTTTGCTGAAAGCAAATGTGAGATTTATACAAATTGAAGGAACACTATTTGATAAGCTTGTTGATATATCGTGTTAGTTTAACAATTCAACATCTCATTAATTGTATTTACAGTTTGCATACAGAAAAAGGGTGCTAGATTTTTCTTTATTTCAGCCACAACAACTTTGCTAACTCTTACATTCTCTTATCATTAAATTCTTTTCCTCTAATGCAGGGTTCATTGCGATGTATGCTACTCTTGCAAGTCGGGATGTGGTAAGTTGATGCCTTCTATAACTGTCCTGGATGTTGCATTCTATATTTTGTTTTAGTTCATTCCTTCTTATTCCTGCATAATTGATTTGATTCCTACCCATTTCTCAAACATTAGTATTAGAACTCTTGAACTCTTGCTTTCTGTCATTATTTAACCTCCATGTTAGAGTTACTTAGTTttacctgttcaagaattcatccgattaaccagttaatttgccgattaatccctactcgtagggtcatcgagtagccgataaaccaataaatcgtccgattaattgattaacttGCTGATTAACTTAccaattagcctattaatccctactcgccagccaaccgagcagctaccagttagcgatttcctcaacaatgatttTTTCTTTGGATCTCTAATTTCCACATGATTGCTGCTTGATTCCAGAGTCTCCATTTTATATGGATGGGGAAGGGGGGTTGCTTCAATATGTAGAGAGGAGGCTGAAAGAGAACAAGCACATGGTTATTGTTGTTGCTGAGGGAGCAGGCCAGGATATTATTGCTAAAAGCATACCCACTTCAGATCAGCAAGATGCATCTGGAAATAAACTGCTTCTTGATATTGGTCTCTGGCTGACTCACAAGATTAAGGTAAATACCGACATTTTCTTGCCACTAATCTTGATTCCATTGTCAATGACATAATTATTATTGGTATTTACTAGAAATTGTGTTGCATCACCTGTTGCATGAATATTTTAGGGAGTACTCAGTTTACTTACTCATTTCATTAATGCACTGTAGGATCACTTCAAGAGCAAAAAGATGGAGATGACGATTAAATACATTGGTAACATATTGACCAATTGTGTCTACTTCACAGAGGACCATGTTCttcttggggaatgtagtaatttcaaaaaaattcctacgcacacgcaagatcatggtgatgcatagcaacgagaggggagagtgtgtccacgtatcctcgtagaccgaaaacggaagcgttagaacaacgcagttgatgtagtcgtacgtcttcacggcccgaccgatcaagcaccgaaactacggcacctccgagttctagcacacgttcatctcgatgacgtccctcgaactccgatccagccgagtgtcgagggagagttccgtcagcacgacggcgtggtgacgatctt encodes:
- the LOC119349075 gene encoding histone H2B.2-like; translation: MAPKAAEKKPVAAAEKTPAGKKPKAEKRAPASKEAGGEGKTRGRKKGSKAKKGVETYKIYIFKVLKQVHPDIGISSKAMSIMNSFINDIFEKLAGESAKLARYNKKPTITSREIQTSVRLVLPGELAKHAVSEGTKAVTKFTSS
- the LOC119350692 gene encoding ATP-dependent 6-phosphofructokinase 3-like, which gives rise to MHNREDGGPGGHDLLPLASVLVGASRSRRLFAREVGAAMDEIIDGEKVILDAMGKKMRGYEWPGALWFIAMYATLASRDVHDCCLIPESPFYMDGEGGLLQYVERRLKENKHMVIVVAEGAGQDIIAKSIPTSDQQDASGNKLLLDIGLWLTHKIKDHFKSKKMEMTIKYIDPTYMIRAIPSNATDNVYCTLLAHSAIHGAMAGYSFTIVMVNGRHAYIPFYRVTSTRNKVKITDRMWARLLSPTNQPSFLSQKDIDEAREANRLANKPRLPSVANHNVTKAFDQSASTSSNGEI